Sequence from the Bacteroidota bacterium genome:
CTCGTTGCCATTCAAACTTCCCCTTCACCCATCCTTTATCATTGATGAATTTGGAAGATATAGACTTTATTTCTTCCATAAAATCTGCCATGGACATGGTGGTTCCAAAACCTGTAAAAATATGTATATGATCCGGCACATTATTTATGGCCAGTAATTTTCGCTTTCGGTTTTGAACAAATCCTGTAATATACTTTTGTAATTCATCATTGTGACTTGAAGAGATTAAATTTCCCCTTTCTTTGACTGTAAAAAAGAATGCAGATAGACTTGACTGTATGTATTAGCCATATTTAATTTATAGGTCGCCGCTATGCGACTTTATTACAATATGATTTCTTGTATTTATCTACAAATAGGTCGCCGCTACGCGGCTAAGGCAAAATTCTTTGCCTCAATTTCAAATTATTTTAAGTAAATATAGGAAATTATTTGGTGGCTTTTTATAATATGCTCCAGCCGGTGGTCTTTGATTCTGCATAGGAAACAGGGACTGCCGGTGCCTAAGCGTAGTCGAAGACAGTGTGTTTAAGGCAAACCCCAATGCTTTTATTAAAGTATTTATTTTTTGCGGCTTGGCGAGCAATGTATTTTCCACGCAAAGGCGCAGAGGCGCAAAAAATACTAAAAAATATTATGATTACGCTGAGAAATACTGAGGTCTAATTCCTCTGTGTTAGTGCCTCAGTGTGTGTATTAAAAAGCCCCAAAATGTCATCCACTTTGAGGCTTTCTACGTATTGAATTTTATATCAGAATAGGATCATGTTCTAGAATTCGTCAGGCAGATCCTGCAACTGGTCATAAGTAAAAACAGGGCCGTCCTTGCAAACATAAATATGTCCGATGTTGCAACGTCCGCATTTGCCAAGTCCGCACTGCATCTTCATTTCAAGAGTAGTAATGATATCCTTGGGTGCAAATCCGAGCTTCAGCAACGATTGTACCGTAAATTTAATCATGATGGGCGGGCCACAGGTAATCACCTTTGTATTCTCTATGGTTGGCTTAACAACTTCTTCAAGGATCTTGGGAACTACGCCTACATTGCCTTTCCATTCGTCATCACCGCGGTCGACGGTAAGCGTCAGCTTTATGTCCGGATTATTTTTCCATTCCTCCAGTTCGCTTTTGTAAACCAGGTCGGCAGGACTACGCGATCCGTAAAGTATATTGATATCCTTATAATCCTTGCGATTGTCGAGCACATACTGGATCAGGGAACGTACAGGTGCCATCCCGATACCACCGCCGATGAACAGCAGGTTTTTGCCCTTAATGTCTTCCAAAGGGAAATTGTTGCCGTAAGGGCCGCGGATGCCGACTTCAGATCCTTCTTCCACCAAATCGTGTATGTCTGAGGTGATTTGCCCGGCTTTCTTTACCGAACATTCAAAAGTACCTTTGCGTGTAGGAGAGGAGGCAATACAAAAGGTGCATTCACCATGGCCGAACAGCGAAAATTCCACAAACTGTCCGGGTTTCCACTGGAAATCCTGCGCATATTTTTCTTCTACAAATTTCAACCTGAAGGTTTTAACATCGGGCGTTTCGTCCACGACAGCTTCAACTTTACATAATGCAGGTGTAAGTATCTTCTCCATTATTTAACTTCCTCCTTGCTTTTGCTGACAATATCATTAACCACTTTGAAAATTCCTTCATGCACAGGGCAGAAATTGGTGCATTTTCCGCATCCTATGCAGAGGTTCACTCCAAAGCGTTCTTTATAATAAACGAATTTGTGCATGATACGCTGGCGCCAACGCCTGAATTTCACAGGCCGCGGATTGTGGCCGCCGGCCATTTGGGTGAAATATTTCGACTGGCACGAATCATAGCATTTATAACGGACGCCACAGTCTTTGATCTTTTCATCTGATACCTTGAAACAGTGGCAGGTCGGGCAAATGTATGCACAGGCATTGCATCCCAGGCAGTTTTGAGCTGCAAGGTCAAATTCGCCTGAATCAAAGGCCTGTTGCAGCTTTTCCTGAATCTCTTTATAAGAAAGTTTGTTGGGAACAGCTTTTTTAAACTCTTCGAACGAAGCATGAACAAGATCTTCAGCTCCATCCACCTTTTGCAGGTTACCCTTGTTCTCAGAAAGGAATTTTTCACCTTTTTCTGAAGAAGCCTTGACCAAAACATCCTGACCGGCAGAAATCACGACTATGTCGCTGGCATCAGAAGTTTCTATATCATAATCCAGTGAAGTGCAGAAGCAGGAATTCTCAGGTTTTGTACAAAGTGTGGAAATGATGATGCTGTTTTCCTTACGTTTCAGGAAATCTTCATCTTCAAAATCCCATTTGGCAACCTTTTCCAGAACCTTCATTCCCTGTGCATCGCAAGGCCTTACCCCGATGATCACCTTAAAATCTTCGTACGGATCTTTAGTCAAGGGTTTGAGATGCACTCCTTCGCTATCCTCCGAATACCGGATTATTTCCGAGGTCTGAGGCAAAAACAAAGGCTTGATGCTCATTGTGGCCTTGATCGGAGGATCAGGATTGCAGTCAGCCAGATTCGTTACCTTTTTGTAACGGAATACGCCAAAATTTTCTACCGGAGCATAGGTGTCAAACTTCCCGATCAATGAGCTGTAGAACTCATTGATTCCATCCTTGCCGGTTTTGTATATTGAATAACTCATGGGTTCAGTGATTTAAAATTTGTGCGATCAAAGAATGAAGTCGTTGGGATCTTCAAGTTTATATTGATAAAAAGCACCGCGTTCCTTTTCATTCATGCCCGAAATATAATGCTGGAAATTCTCGTAAATCACCATTTCGTTGTACTTGTGCAACAGGTGCAATGGC
This genomic interval carries:
- a CDS encoding FAD/NAD(P)-binding protein translates to MEKILTPALCKVEAVVDETPDVKTFRLKFVEEKYAQDFQWKPGQFVEFSLFGHGECTFCIASSPTRKGTFECSVKKAGQITSDIHDLVEEGSEVGIRGPYGNNFPLEDIKGKNLLFIGGGIGMAPVRSLIQYVLDNRKDYKDINILYGSRSPADLVYKSELEEWKNNPDIKLTLTVDRGDDEWKGNVGVVPKILEEVVKPTIENTKVITCGPPIMIKFTVQSLLKLGFAPKDIITTLEMKMQCGLGKCGRCNIGHIYVCKDGPVFTYDQLQDLPDEF
- a CDS encoding 4Fe-4S dicluster domain-containing protein, with the protein product MSYSIYKTGKDGINEFYSSLIGKFDTYAPVENFGVFRYKKVTNLADCNPDPPIKATMSIKPLFLPQTSEIIRYSEDSEGVHLKPLTKDPYEDFKVIIGVRPCDAQGMKVLEKVAKWDFEDEDFLKRKENSIIISTLCTKPENSCFCTSLDYDIETSDASDIVVISAGQDVLVKASSEKGEKFLSENKGNLQKVDGAEDLVHASFEEFKKAVPNKLSYKEIQEKLQQAFDSGEFDLAAQNCLGCNACAYICPTCHCFKVSDEKIKDCGVRYKCYDSCQSKYFTQMAGGHNPRPVKFRRWRQRIMHKFVYYKERFGVNLCIGCGKCTNFCPVHEGIFKVVNDIVSKSKEEVK